In Acidobacteriota bacterium, a single genomic region encodes these proteins:
- a CDS encoding SwmB domain-containing protein codes for MTVLVSNSDQTNDAASNLFTKDYATTFTTGGKSAGYLLTQIALYLRHPAGIKLPTYSLKIFEGSSFAVFAEMEAPASLPTSFDRVVFAVPGEVLLKANTRYWVTIDVTSSSNRTEVRTTSSGAENPGSALGWSIADTGFSRFFHFGSEWTTISPLKLEVTGREKDTQPPELIAGTIDGKAVALYFNEPLDTFGTLNANQFTVTGNPTDLGAVTGPAIDDSENNRISMTMTNAATASDQVTVTIPTTTNILDRQENQLEAITSAFTLTNTGTGDPGAPTLTSASVDGHTLTLTYDQTLLPRFPDKSAFTVSPSATATVLRDYAINPGASSSTVVLTMTPAVKHGETVTVSYNASFPPAIQNPWGEAVAALSNHAVTNSTDPPVASVSGGRAVAEGGSAEFTVTVAPTPATSAIVNLTITETGGFVETGNLGKKTVTVTTSGTATYSVPTRVLQGTTTMGGSVTATLNAGTGYTVTTTTQNTATVTVTEAGPQVTAVAISSTPLHDADNNGTAETYGLNEKIRVQLTFSEAVTVTGTPRLTIKMDPNYGELPANYERGSGSAKLTFAHTVVSPNRSDPGVAVLENTLALNGGTIRAGTRNAELGHVGLAHNAAHKVDHTRGVPAPPPPPEPEPEPEPEPEPEPAPPGGGGPPPPEPEPEPEPEPEPEPEPEPEPPPPPVPPEAAFTVDAPCAEGLCRAVTGDEVTFRDASSGTVARRSWDFGVPARGSPSAGTVRHAWSSPGFYEVTLTVSGAGHESMASRVFLVEAANPAGTCEPDGETICLQDSRYQVRATWSNTDGESRPARAARAGTNDSALLWFHDPANWELLVKVLDGCAINGADWVFAASATTLGLEIEVTDTVTGEVRAYGNEPGRQADAVADTEAFTNRCGSQ; via the coding sequence GTGACGGTTCTGGTCAGCAACTCCGACCAGACGAATGATGCCGCGTCCAATCTGTTCACAAAGGACTACGCCACGACGTTCACGACCGGCGGCAAGTCCGCCGGCTACTTACTGACCCAGATCGCCCTCTACCTCCGTCATCCGGCTGGAATCAAGTTACCGACCTACAGCCTGAAGATCTTCGAGGGTAGCTCGTTCGCCGTTTTTGCTGAGATGGAGGCTCCGGCCAGCTTGCCCACCTCATTTGATCGCGTGGTCTTCGCGGTACCAGGGGAGGTCCTCCTGAAGGCCAACACGAGGTACTGGGTGACTATCGACGTCACATCGAGCAGCAACCGCACCGAGGTTCGCACGACATCGTCGGGTGCGGAGAATCCCGGCAGCGCGTTGGGCTGGAGCATTGCGGACACCGGCTTTTCGCGGTTCTTCCACTTCGGTAGTGAGTGGACCACCATATCCCCCTTGAAGCTCGAGGTCACCGGCCGCGAGAAGGACACACAACCTCCGGAGTTGATCGCAGGCACGATTGACGGAAAAGCCGTGGCTTTGTACTTCAATGAGCCTCTGGACACCTTCGGGACGTTGAATGCCAACCAGTTCACGGTCACCGGCAATCCGACCGACCTGGGAGCCGTCACCGGCCCGGCGATCGATGATAGCGAGAACAACAGGATCTCGATGACGATGACCAACGCCGCGACCGCGAGCGACCAGGTCACCGTCACGATTCCCACCACCACCAACATCCTGGACCGCCAGGAGAATCAGCTGGAGGCGATCACGTCGGCGTTCACGCTGACCAACACCGGGACCGGCGATCCCGGCGCCCCGACGCTCACTTCCGCGTCGGTCGATGGGCACACGCTGACGCTGACCTACGACCAGACGTTGCTGCCGAGATTCCCCGACAAGAGTGCCTTCACTGTCTCGCCGAGTGCGACGGCAACGGTCCTCCGCGACTACGCCATCAACCCCGGCGCGTCGAGTTCAACCGTGGTGCTGACCATGACTCCGGCGGTGAAGCACGGCGAGACGGTGACGGTGAGCTACAACGCTAGCTTCCCCCCCGCGATCCAGAACCCTTGGGGCGAAGCGGTGGCTGCGCTTTCCAATCACGCGGTGACCAACAGTACCGACCCGCCCGTGGCGAGCGTCTCGGGCGGCCGTGCGGTCGCCGAGGGCGGAAGTGCGGAGTTCACCGTGACCGTGGCGCCGACGCCCGCAACGAGTGCCATCGTCAATCTGACGATTACGGAGACAGGTGGCTTCGTGGAAACCGGTAACCTGGGCAAGAAGACCGTGACCGTGACGACCTCGGGCACTGCGACCTACTCCGTGCCCACCAGGGTGCTCCAAGGGACGACCACGATGGGCGGGTCGGTGACGGCGACGCTCAACGCGGGCACGGGCTACACGGTCACGACCACGACACAGAACACCGCCACCGTGACCGTGACCGAGGCGGGCCCGCAGGTCACTGCGGTCGCCATCTCGTCGACGCCCCTTCACGACGCGGACAACAACGGCACGGCGGAGACCTACGGGCTGAACGAGAAGATTCGGGTGCAGCTCACCTTCAGCGAGGCGGTGACGGTGACAGGCACGCCGCGCCTGACAATCAAGATGGATCCGAACTACGGCGAGCTTCCGGCGAACTACGAACGCGGCAGTGGCAGCGCCAAGCTGACCTTCGCCCACACGGTGGTTTCGCCGAACCGCTCCGACCCGGGCGTTGCGGTGCTTGAGAACACTCTGGCTCTGAACGGCGGGACGATCAGGGCCGGGACCAGGAACGCGGAGCTCGGACATGTCGGGCTGGCCCACAACGCCGCTCACAAGGTGGACCACACCCGCGGGGTGCCGGCGCCTCCCCCGCCGCCTGAGCCGGAGCCGGAACCTGAGCCGGAGCCTGAACCTGAGCCTGCGCCTCCCGGTGGCGGCGGTCCGCCGCCGCCCGAGCCGGAACCCGAACCCGAACCCGAGCCGGAACCCGAACCCGAACCCGAACCCGAACCTCCGCCTCCGCCGGTGCCGCCGGAGGCGGCCTTCACCGTCGACGCGCCGTGCGCGGAAGGCCTGTGCCGGGCGGTCACCGGCGATGAGGTGACCTTCAGGGACGCGAGTTCCGGCACGGTCGCCCGTCGCTCCTGGGACTTCGGCGTCCCTGCCCGCGGGTCGCCGTCCGCCGGAACGGTGCGGCACGCCTGGTCCTCGCCCGGCTTCTACGAGGTCACCCTGACCGTCAGCGGCGCCGGTCACGAGTCCATGGCGTCGCGCGTCTTCCTGGTCGAGGCCGCGAACCCCGCCGGAACCTGCGAGCCGGACGGCGAGACGATCTGCCTCCAGGACTCCCGCTACCAGGTGCGGGCCACCTGGAGCAACACGGACGGCGAGTCTCGTCCGGCGCGCGCGGCGCGGGCCGGCACGAACGACTCGGCCCTGCTCTGGTTCCACGACCCAGCGAACTGGGAGTTGCTTGTCAAGGTGCTGGACGGCTGTGCGATCAACGGCGCGGACTGGGTGTTCGCTGCCTCGGCGACCACGCTGGGATTGGAGATCGAGGTCACCGACACGGTGACCGGGGAGGTCAGGGCGTACGGCAACGAGCCCGGCCGCCAGGCGGACGCCGTCGCCGACACGGAGGCCTTCACGAACCGCTGCGGGAGTCAGTAG
- a CDS encoding carboxylesterase family protein: MARTCRGTGVLSSAAATAALLFASTTPGASTDAGSVGIDSGKLHGEVLDTNTGLTVYRGIPFAAAPVGELRWKAPQPVATWSGVRDATKFGAICPQAPVLAMMTGESLPESSEDCLFLNVWTAAGDGDDPRPVMVWIHGGGLSLGWSNQIGYDGAAFAGKGVVLVSINYRLGPLGYLAHPALSNEAGGESGNYGFLDQIAALQWVERNIAQFGGDPDNVTIFGESAGGTSVHALMASALAAGLIHRAIAESPWVTDTNIRPLSGANGMHASAEDVGVAWATAILGDGAKQTAKALRTLDAKTIITGTPQAGQPGAYEPHVTYGTAFMPESSEDRYTAGKQNDIPLIAGTNRNEGTMFMAFQPLTERAEFLKMLKGVYGDQAEEVAKLYPSSNTDELRVQQDRFLTDTWFLRGTRRMLLGMDKVSSPAFQYFFTRVNPENPAWGAHHAAELGYVFNTLQGENYDETDDRLAALMIDYWVQFAHTGDPNGGGRPAWPEFDGDKQAYLELGDEVKTGAALEREINDRLEAIRGQ; this comes from the coding sequence ATGGCCAGGACTTGCCGCGGAACAGGTGTCCTTTCGAGCGCCGCCGCGACGGCGGCGCTGCTGTTCGCTAGCACAACACCGGGCGCCAGCACGGACGCCGGCTCGGTCGGAATCGACTCCGGCAAGTTGCATGGCGAGGTGCTTGATACGAACACCGGCCTCACGGTCTACCGCGGCATTCCGTTCGCGGCAGCGCCGGTTGGCGAACTGCGCTGGAAGGCGCCGCAGCCGGTGGCGACGTGGAGCGGCGTGCGTGACGCGACGAAGTTCGGCGCGATCTGCCCGCAGGCGCCGGTTCTGGCGATGATGACCGGCGAGTCCCTGCCGGAGTCGTCCGAGGACTGCCTGTTCCTGAACGTATGGACGGCGGCTGGGGACGGCGACGATCCACGGCCGGTGATGGTCTGGATCCACGGGGGTGGCCTGAGCCTCGGCTGGAGCAACCAGATCGGCTATGACGGCGCCGCCTTCGCTGGCAAGGGCGTTGTCCTCGTTTCGATCAACTACCGGCTCGGGCCACTCGGTTACCTCGCGCACCCCGCACTGTCCAACGAGGCAGGCGGTGAATCCGGCAACTACGGCTTCCTCGATCAGATCGCGGCGCTCCAGTGGGTCGAGCGGAACATCGCGCAGTTCGGCGGCGATCCGGACAACGTGACGATCTTCGGCGAGTCCGCGGGCGGGACAAGCGTTCACGCGTTGATGGCGAGTGCGCTGGCAGCGGGGCTCATCCATCGGGCGATCGCGGAAAGCCCGTGGGTCACCGACACGAACATCCGCCCGCTCAGCGGCGCGAACGGCATGCACGCCAGCGCCGAGGACGTCGGCGTCGCCTGGGCAACGGCGATACTCGGTGACGGCGCCAAACAGACGGCAAAGGCGCTGCGGACCCTCGACGCGAAGACGATCATCACCGGAACCCCCCAGGCGGGCCAGCCCGGCGCCTACGAGCCGCACGTCACCTACGGCACGGCCTTCATGCCCGAGTCCAGCGAAGACCGCTACACGGCCGGGAAGCAGAACGACATCCCCCTGATCGCCGGCACGAACCGCAACGAGGGCACGATGTTCATGGCCTTCCAGCCGCTCACCGAGCGGGCGGAGTTCCTCAAGATGCTGAAGGGCGTCTACGGCGACCAGGCCGAGGAAGTGGCGAAGCTCTACCCGTCGTCGAACACCGACGAACTCAGGGTGCAGCAGGACCGCTTCCTCACCGACACCTGGTTCCTGCGCGGCACGCGCCGGATGCTGCTCGGCATGGACAAGGTCTCCTCTCCCGCGTTCCAGTACTTCTTCACCCGGGTGAACCCGGAGAACCCGGCCTGGGGAGCGCATCACGCAGCCGAGTTGGGCTACGTCTTCAATACCCTTCAGGGCGAGAACTACGACGAGACGGACGATCGTCTCGCGGCGCTGATGATCGACTACTGGGTCCAGTTCGCCCACACCGGCGACCCGAACGGCGGCGGCAGGCCGGCCTGGCCGGAGTTCGATGGCGACAAGCAGGCGTATCTCGAACTCGGTGACGAGGTGAAGACGGGGGCGGCGCTGGAACGGGAGATCAACGACCGGCTCGAAGCGATCCGCGGTCAGTAG
- a CDS encoding MFS transporter → MTSNPPRRFLGWQMVGLGSVCYGFGISPMYYSWGFFLPEMQQDLGLNDTQSGLVFSVFNYLYHLLGPVVGMAMARYGIRSVMGLGSVVAVLAFWLLSRADSFVDCLLAYGVLGGVAIGLSTILPAQTLASNWFVRFRSRAIGLVLAGGAVVGIPVNAYFAPGILRVADWRAGWLVIAGVSAAVAVIAVLFVRGTPEKVGQQPDGGPARGEAAGAADEEERSGPSGLGEWTAPLAMRTHQFYVLIALSIAYGVPWGIITVYGRKHLEALGFTTAVVGAILGVRVAVSLLGRLSAFVGDYMSPQRLLGIVLLVEGVGCAGLVNANTALVAYASVVLVGLGFGCAYVCIPVVYSSFYGRRAFGTIIGTRFAITGLISPAAPTIAGLLSDWSGSHTLTFWIMAACCLAGAFVAFGLHAPVLGARPIQPVATSSPGS, encoded by the coding sequence ATGACGAGCAACCCGCCCCGCCGCTTCCTCGGATGGCAGATGGTCGGGCTCGGCTCGGTCTGCTACGGCTTCGGCATCTCGCCGATGTACTACAGCTGGGGCTTCTTCCTGCCCGAGATGCAGCAGGACCTCGGCTTGAACGACACCCAGTCGGGTCTGGTGTTCAGCGTCTTCAACTACCTCTACCATCTGCTCGGCCCCGTCGTCGGCATGGCGATGGCCAGGTACGGCATCCGCTCGGTGATGGGACTCGGTTCCGTCGTCGCGGTGCTGGCCTTCTGGCTGTTGAGCCGGGCGGATTCGTTTGTCGACTGCCTCCTTGCATACGGCGTCCTGGGCGGCGTCGCCATCGGTCTTTCGACGATCCTGCCTGCCCAGACTCTGGCCTCCAACTGGTTCGTGCGTTTCCGGTCGCGGGCGATCGGACTGGTGCTGGCCGGCGGCGCTGTCGTCGGCATCCCGGTGAACGCCTACTTCGCCCCAGGCATCCTGCGGGTGGCCGACTGGCGGGCCGGCTGGCTTGTGATCGCCGGAGTCTCCGCCGCGGTCGCGGTGATCGCGGTGCTCTTCGTTCGCGGCACCCCGGAAAAGGTCGGTCAGCAGCCGGATGGCGGCCCTGCACGGGGCGAGGCGGCCGGAGCGGCAGACGAAGAGGAGAGGTCGGGACCGTCAGGCCTCGGCGAGTGGACCGCGCCGCTGGCCATGCGCACCCATCAGTTCTATGTCCTCATTGCCCTGTCGATCGCCTACGGGGTGCCTTGGGGCATCATCACCGTCTACGGTCGCAAGCACCTGGAGGCCCTGGGCTTTACGACCGCCGTCGTAGGCGCGATCCTCGGCGTCCGCGTCGCGGTCAGCCTGCTGGGTCGCCTGAGCGCCTTCGTCGGTGACTACATGTCGCCCCAACGCCTGCTCGGCATCGTGCTCCTGGTCGAGGGAGTCGGTTGCGCCGGCCTCGTGAATGCGAACACGGCGCTCGTCGCCTACGCGTCCGTCGTACTCGTCGGCCTCGGTTTCGGCTGCGCCTACGTCTGTATCCCGGTCGTGTACTCCTCCTTCTACGGGAGGCGCGCTTTCGGCACGATCATCGGTACCCGCTTCGCGATCACCGGCCTGATCTCGCCCGCGGCGCCGACCATCGCCGGACTGCTCTCCGACTGGTCCGGCTCCCATACGCTGACCTTCTGGATCATGGCGGCCTGCTGCCTCGCCGGCGCCTTCGTCGCCTTCGGGCTGCACGCGCCGGTGCTGGGAGCGCGACCGATCCAGCCAGTGGCCACGAGTTCTCCGGGCAGTTAG
- a CDS encoding dimethylsulfonioproprionate lyase family protein: MLQPVIADQADVDWEYWADPANTSPSAIRWKLLISRERSTSGGLVTGVAKIEPGAALSRHHHEPEETYYVLSGRALIEIENTREEIGPGTAIYIPPNARHALRCIGPEPLVFIFTFPRDRFEDIDYHLDP; this comes from the coding sequence ATGCTCCAGCCCGTCATTGCCGACCAGGCGGACGTCGACTGGGAGTATTGGGCCGATCCGGCCAATACCTCCCCGAGCGCCATTCGCTGGAAGCTCCTGATCAGCCGCGAGCGCAGTACGAGCGGCGGGCTCGTCACCGGCGTGGCGAAGATCGAGCCGGGTGCCGCGCTTTCGCGGCACCACCACGAGCCGGAGGAGACCTACTACGTGCTCAGCGGCCGCGCTCTCATCGAGATCGAGAACACGCGGGAAGAGATTGGCCCGGGCACGGCCATCTACATCCCACCAAACGCCAGACACGCCCTTCGCTGCATCGGCCCCGAACCGCTGGTCTTCATCTTCACGTTTCCACGCGACCGATTCGAGGACATCGACTACCACCTGGATCCGTAG
- a CDS encoding DUF2911 domain-containing protein codes for MTGLCGRRLAPVAAVLLLSVAGFAAPAAGQFAETREVIEKPSKEGEGRKLDASGLTNAFALLVNATRSIDRAEIGGGMVEVNAGRLPLLGVDWEALQKHEQGLFEFQTAAAIKLRTEADIVVGDLVVPAGNVSPGFAGLYSLWLRLDDDGQWVLIVNNEPDVWGTMHDPAKDLGEIRLEHAIVEGGKPRLTIEIEPPEGDTPGTLKLSWGEHRWQTTVAGLRS; via the coding sequence ATGACCGGTCTGTGCGGCCGGCGGCTGGCTCCGGTCGCCGCCGTTCTGCTGCTCTCGGTAGCGGGGTTCGCGGCACCGGCGGCGGGTCAGTTTGCCGAGACCCGCGAAGTCATCGAGAAGCCCTCGAAGGAGGGTGAGGGTCGCAAGCTGGATGCGTCCGGACTGACCAACGCCTTCGCGCTACTGGTCAACGCGACCCGTTCGATCGACCGGGCCGAGATCGGCGGCGGCATGGTCGAGGTGAACGCCGGAAGGCTGCCGCTCCTCGGCGTGGACTGGGAGGCGTTGCAGAAGCACGAACAGGGCCTGTTCGAGTTTCAGACCGCGGCCGCGATCAAGCTGCGCACGGAGGCCGACATCGTGGTCGGCGACCTCGTCGTGCCGGCCGGCAACGTCTCGCCCGGTTTCGCCGGCCTCTACAGCTTGTGGCTCCGCCTCGACGACGACGGTCAGTGGGTGCTGATCGTGAACAACGAGCCCGACGTCTGGGGCACGATGCACGATCCGGCGAAGGACCTGGGCGAAATCCGGCTTGAGCACGCGATCGTGGAGGGCGGGAAGCCGCGCCTGACGATCGAGATCGAGCCGCCCGAAGGCGACACCCCGGGGACGCTCAAGCTGTCCTGGGGCGAGCATCGCTGGCAGACGACGGTCGCCGGCCTCAGGTCGTAA
- a CDS encoding c-type cytochrome, with protein MKTATSRPVLVVLVAALVLPGMVVAAEADTPTFYADVLPVLQQNCQTCHRPEGEGENIGGMIAPMPLMTYQQTRPWARSIARAVENRSMPPWFATEATRGQFHHERVMTDEEIETVMAWARGGAPAGDAADAPPPKTFVEEGSGGWSLGRPDLVVQMPEDYWVADDIADININFETELTEEMLPEPVWVRGVEFKVGGSDVHHMCASIRPPGGATALGKFSDSSLGCIALGAESHLMEPGYAMKLEPGSTIEFSLHYNKEAGEGSGFHDRSEIGFVFADAPESELREVKFDSIGNLTFEIPPGHDRWKVGAARVFPVETDILALWPHAHLRSVAVRYDAFYPDGTTEVLLDVPNYDQEWQTTYQYKKPKTIPAGTRVEVSMWFENSPERGEERGFDPADNVVNGTATTDEMMLGFVAWAPVEPVDPIALRLGVASIQSTGGGE; from the coding sequence ATGAAGACCGCGACCTCTCGCCCCGTCCTCGTCGTGCTCGTTGCCGCCCTTGTCCTCCCGGGCATGGTCGTGGCCGCCGAAGCGGATACGCCGACGTTCTACGCCGACGTGTTGCCGGTTCTCCAGCAGAACTGCCAGACCTGTCACCGGCCCGAAGGCGAGGGCGAGAACATCGGCGGCATGATCGCGCCGATGCCGCTGATGACGTATCAGCAGACGCGCCCCTGGGCGCGGTCAATCGCGCGGGCGGTCGAGAACCGCTCGATGCCGCCGTGGTTCGCCACCGAGGCGACCCGCGGTCAGTTTCACCACGAGCGGGTGATGACCGACGAGGAAATCGAGACGGTCATGGCCTGGGCCCGCGGCGGCGCGCCGGCCGGTGACGCGGCGGATGCTCCGCCGCCGAAGACCTTCGTCGAGGAAGGCTCCGGCGGCTGGTCGCTCGGCCGGCCCGATCTAGTCGTGCAGATGCCCGAGGATTACTGGGTGGCCGACGACATCGCGGACATCAACATCAACTTCGAGACCGAGCTGACTGAGGAGATGCTCCCCGAGCCGGTCTGGGTGCGCGGCGTCGAGTTCAAGGTCGGCGGCAGCGACGTTCATCACATGTGCGCCAGCATCCGGCCCCCTGGCGGCGCGACGGCGCTCGGCAAGTTCAGCGACAGCTCCCTGGGCTGTATCGCTCTCGGCGCCGAGAGCCACCTGATGGAGCCCGGCTATGCGATGAAGCTCGAGCCCGGCTCGACGATCGAGTTCTCCCTGCACTACAACAAGGAGGCCGGCGAAGGCAGCGGGTTCCATGACCGCTCCGAGATCGGCTTCGTCTTCGCCGACGCGCCCGAGAGCGAGCTGCGCGAGGTCAAGTTCGACTCGATCGGCAACCTGACCTTCGAGATCCCGCCCGGCCACGACCGCTGGAAGGTCGGCGCGGCGCGGGTGTTCCCGGTCGAGACTGACATCCTGGCCCTGTGGCCTCACGCCCACCTCCGGTCGGTCGCGGTGCGCTACGACGCCTTCTACCCCGACGGCACGACCGAGGTTCTTCTCGACGTGCCGAACTACGACCAGGAGTGGCAGACGACGTACCAGTACAAGAAGCCGAAGACGATCCCCGCCGGCACCCGGGTCGAGGTGTCGATGTGGTTCGAGAACTCGCCCGAGCGCGGCGAGGAGCGAGGCTTCGACCCGGCGGACAACGTCGTCAACGGTACGGCCACGACCGACGAGATGATGCTCGGCTTCGTCGCCTGGGCGCCGGTCGAGCCGGTCGATCCGATCGCGCTGCGGCTTGGAGTCGCCTCGATTCAGAGCACCGGCGGCGGGGAGTAG
- a CDS encoding alginate export family protein, with product MRKCLIPLALSMAVGTAHGLAQGDEENAPQEPATLGQAIRDADVSLGLRYRVEQSDDDAFDATALASTLRTSLKLETKAFRGFSFLLEAEEVTPVGNDGTYRNLGYGGLDNGVRDRPAIADPALTAINQAAAKLERGPVAFTLGRTELLIGDQRFVGAVGWRQHHQAFDAAALDVKLASDWSLRYAFLDRAHRITGAEEAMGSHLIYVSGPAGPGTLALFGYLLDYERPGAAANSTSNWGASYNGSRDAGAASVLWELQYAVQSDWADHPGSVDLDYQKTGIGFTRGDVSVRAVREALDGDGTYGFRTPLATLHGFNGWTDKFLGTPADGLVDVYLRLDHNLDNWNWTVRWHQFRSAVGSMDYGTEIDAMAVWSTAWNQDFGIKLAQYDADEFGRDTFKVWIWTSWNVSLRSADGR from the coding sequence ATGCGCAAGTGTCTGATTCCGCTAGCGCTGAGCATGGCCGTCGGCACGGCGCACGGTCTTGCGCAAGGCGACGAGGAGAACGCTCCTCAGGAGCCGGCGACGCTTGGACAGGCCATCCGCGACGCGGACGTTTCGCTCGGTCTCCGGTACCGGGTTGAGCAATCCGACGACGACGCGTTCGACGCCACGGCGCTCGCTTCGACCCTTCGCACGAGCCTCAAGCTGGAGACCAAGGCGTTCCGCGGCTTCTCCTTCCTGCTCGAGGCGGAGGAGGTGACGCCGGTCGGCAACGACGGCACGTACCGCAACCTGGGCTACGGCGGACTCGACAACGGCGTACGCGATCGACCGGCCATAGCCGACCCGGCGCTGACCGCGATCAACCAGGCCGCGGCGAAGCTGGAGCGGGGGCCGGTCGCGTTCACGCTCGGCCGGACAGAGCTCCTGATCGGCGACCAGCGCTTCGTCGGAGCGGTCGGCTGGCGCCAGCATCACCAGGCCTTCGACGCGGCCGCGCTCGACGTGAAGCTGGCCTCGGACTGGTCTCTTCGCTACGCCTTCCTCGACCGCGCCCACCGGATCACCGGCGCCGAGGAGGCGATGGGTTCGCATCTGATCTACGTGTCCGGCCCGGCGGGCCCCGGCACTCTGGCCCTCTTCGGCTACCTGCTCGACTACGAACGGCCCGGCGCCGCGGCCAACTCCACGTCCAACTGGGGCGCCAGCTACAACGGTTCGCGCGACGCGGGCGCGGCCTCGGTTCTCTGGGAACTCCAGTACGCCGTGCAGTCGGACTGGGCGGACCATCCCGGCAGCGTTGACCTCGACTACCAGAAGACCGGCATCGGCTTCACCCGCGGCGACGTCAGCGTGCGGGCGGTGCGGGAGGCCCTGGACGGCGACGGCACGTACGGTTTCCGCACGCCGCTGGCGACGCTGCACGGTTTCAACGGCTGGACCGACAAGTTCCTCGGGACGCCGGCCGACGGCCTGGTCGACGTCTACCTTCGGCTCGACCACAACCTCGACAACTGGAACTGGACGGTCCGCTGGCACCAGTTCCGCTCCGCGGTCGGCAGCATGGACTACGGCACAGAGATCGACGCGATGGCGGTGTGGTCCACCGCGTGGAACCAGGACTTCGGCATCAAGCTGGCGCAGTACGATGCGGACGAGTTCGGCAGGGACACGTTCAAGGTCTGGATCTGGACGTCCTGGAACGTCAGCCTGCGATCCGCAGACGGCCGCTGA
- a CDS encoding DUF126 domain-containing protein, with the protein MTGVELEGRVLVGGVGAGCVLRLAEPLSFWGGVDPVTGRIIDRRHPRCGASVAGRVLVMPYGRGSSSSSSVLLEGVRLGTAPAAVVLRELDGILALGAAVARELYERSPPVVLLEAADWEALGEGAEVSVDVSGRLRIAG; encoded by the coding sequence GTGACCGGCGTGGAGCTCGAGGGCCGGGTCCTGGTCGGCGGCGTCGGCGCGGGCTGCGTGCTGCGGCTCGCCGAGCCGCTGTCGTTCTGGGGCGGCGTCGATCCGGTGACCGGACGGATCATCGACCGGCGTCACCCGCGCTGCGGCGCGAGCGTCGCCGGCCGTGTCCTCGTCATGCCCTACGGACGTGGCTCAAGCAGCTCGAGTTCGGTGCTTCTCGAAGGCGTGCGTCTCGGCACGGCGCCGGCCGCCGTCGTGCTGCGCGAACTCGACGGCATTCTGGCGCTGGGCGCCGCGGTGGCCCGCGAGCTCTACGAACGGTCGCCGCCGGTGGTCCTGCTCGAAGCGGCGGACTGGGAGGCTCTGGGCGAGGGCGCCGAGGTTTCCGTCGACGTCAGCGGCCGTCTGCGGATCGCAGGCTGA